The following is a genomic window from Antechinus flavipes isolate AdamAnt ecotype Samford, QLD, Australia chromosome 3, AdamAnt_v2, whole genome shotgun sequence.
ACCCAAAATAAGGGGAGATTATAAAGAGTATATGATATCTGTACTGAATGAATTCAAGCAATTAGGCTGGGATAAACTATATCCCAGAGTAATGAAAGAACTGGCAACtataatttccaaattatttagtgatctttgaaaaaaaatgagtgggAGATATATCATAGGATTAGATTTTCAATAGAGAGAAAGGTTTTCTAAAAACTATAGTGAGCCAAGCTTTAATTTTTGGCAAAATTAAAGGACATATTAAATGGATGATTTGTAAAGTGAAATGATGATTACCGAAAGGCTTCTTTAAGAGAGCTTGGCTGACTAACCTTTTTTTGGAAGTGGTGGTGGCAAAGTTAATTAATAGATGAGGGGAACCTTTTAAACACAATATATCTATAACTCAGCAAAACATTCGACAATTTCTTATTATAAACTAGGAGTAGTCATTAATTATTGGCTATAAATCTGGAGGGAAGTCTACTAGAATGTCCTAGGGATTTATGACTTTtgcttttaacattttaaacagTGACTCAGATCTATGTCTGTTAAATCTGCAAATGACCCAAGGCTAGAACAGTTAAACATGCTGGTTAATAGAGTAAAGATATAAAAACATCTCATCAGACTACAATTATGGgccaaatttatttaaaaacttaacaacaataaaagtaaaatctttttagtttaaaaaagttGTCTTCACAACTATACAACAGAATGGCTAGATTGACaatttatgtgaaaaaataatAGGAGTTTTAATGGACTGAAAGATCAATAAGAATTAAATGTGccatcaaaagttaaaaaaaaattaatgttatcaTAGGTTACATTATAAGAGGCAAAGTATTCTAAATGAAGTACTGCTGGATCCTGCCCAGAGTCAAACTGCTTTTGTTATGCATAGTTCTGGGTGCTACATTATAGAATATCGAGTTGCTTAAATCCATACAGAGGAAAGCAACAAGGATGAAAGGATTCTAGAACATAttctgaagatgaagaagaagggaACTgatgaaggatgaataacaaaCTCCCAAACTCAGACAACTAGATCAAAATATGTATCCACTGAACGTTTAGATTCTAGAAAAATCTCAGAAGGCACATGATAATGCTCTTTAAGTCTGTCATATGAAAGTGCCATTAAACTTGTTCTAGTTGGTGCCAAAGAGAAGAATAAGGAGTAACAGTAGAAAGTTGCAGAGAAACAACTtcagacttcctgaaaatcaaatGCAAGCTCTACAACTTTTCCTAGATTTCACAGAAAGGATTTTTATTGAGATACAGGTTAGATAGTACCatcctcacccccccccccccattctttgCTTAAGCTACCAATTTTGCATTTTTAACCATCTTTAGATAACTGTTCTTTGTTTTTACTATCTCCTGTTTATATGACCATGGGGGGAAAAATCTCTcaggatctcagtttccccatttgtaaaaggaaGTTGCACTAAATGAAAGTGTCTATAAAGTCTCTAAAGTCCCTCTCAGCTCTATCAGTATCACAGTATTAACTGTCTATTGAACATTTTGAAATGCATGTGCTGAAGGCACCTTAAACTCAACTTGTTTAAAACATAACTCATCCTTCCTCTCCTAAATACACTCCTTTATTTCTGTGACAGGTATTTATTAGTTACCTCAGCTGGCAAGCCCGAGTCATCTTAATTCCTCACTTTCCCTTATATTATAAATGCAATCAGTGTGCCAAGTTCTCACATAAATCTTTTTACTCACATGGTCATAATCCTCTCTCACTTGGACTACTTTAATAACCTTCTAATTGGTCACCTTACCTCAAGTCTTATGGTGAAAATAGTCTTCCCAAAGGGTATGAACGTGTTCCTTCTCTAGAGAAGAGCAAAGTAAGGAAACTAGGGCATGGTTGCTTGTTTTGTCAAGGgagaaaacaatttcattttctgtatccAGGATAAAGAGGGATaggatgagagaaaaaacaaaatttaagatgtgtaatcaatcagtcaacaagtattaagTATTTTTCAGGTACTATGCCAGGTACTAAAGATAAAGAGATCAAAATTAGATTGTCCTTGCCTTCCAGGAGGTTACAAAGTATCAagaaagtgtgtgtatatatgtgtctgtgtgtgtacacacatacactctcacacaaaataaacacaaagtcaTCGAAGAGGAAGGCATGAATATCTGGAAATATCAGAAGACTTTGTGTAAGGTGCTTTAAAAACATTGAAGTGTGAAATACAGCACCCTGTGTGTAAGAAAACTCATTTAGCTGAGCTATACATATAAGGGGTGTCATGTGGTTAATAAAGCTAGAAGGCAACCAAAAACAGGGAGTTTGCATTTCATTCCAGAgataataaaggtttattgagtagagaagaCTTTTGATGGCACATTTAACTCCTATTGATCTTTTAGTCCACTGAAACTcctattttttcacataaaatgTTAATCTAGCCATGCTATTATATAGATGTGAAGATGATTCTTTTAAACTGAAAAGATTTTACTTTTATTGCTGTTAAATTCTGCCATGgcccatttggatatttataacattcatGGGTCAcgcaaaattatcaacttaaagaaCTCTAACAGAGGAGGTTACTGTACCTAGCTTTCAGATGATCACCATCTGTGGTTGCATTAGCAAATGATTTTACAGGTCTTATATGGCCTGTACCAGAGGTATAAAACTGCAGAGTttagaaacaaaattttattatctcAAACTTAGggtaaattaaaatttaagaaagacTTAGTAGTTGAATTGATTAGTTCTCTGGTTTTAGTTACTGGTTATTGATCAACATGACCAGATGGGTAGTATCAAAAGACACTAACAATTTTTATTATAGGATGATACATAATTGAACTTATCCTCATATTTTACTATTATATGAATCTTTATAATGatgtgtaaaaattttaaatatataaaacattttaatactcAAAACTCTTTGTTAAGTAAACTTAATTCATCCTGGAATTCTTGAAACTATATGTTGTGGACACTCATGCACTTATATCACAAAATGTTCTGTCTGAGACCATCTGTTGATCTGTCACCTTAATGCAAGTTTTGTAGTCTGAAGGAATTGCTTAGAAGTCTTCAGAAACTGCTTGAGTTTGTTTAAAACCCAGAATCTGTGGATCAAATTAGGACACTTGATTGATAGAAATAATCTAAGCAAATATACTCTAAGCAGTTGCTCAATACAATTGACACTGTTTCTAATAGATAATGTTTCTAAATTCTGATTGCTCCAGTTTATTGACAGTCAATCTTGATGTCCTTATGGTCATTCTccaaagattataaaataaataacattcagGTAGGGTCTTCGTGACTGTAcagtataaattaaaaaaaattttgattaatgGATTTCATGTCATACAGCGAGATAAGAGCTTACAGTAAAATGCTGAAAAGTTTTGGCATCATGTCTTTCTTGTTCGACATTTTAATAACCTTGAATAAGGGAAACAAAAAGCATGTTTGAAAATTTGTGGAAACAAAGATGGGAAGAATAGCTAACATGCAGGGAATccaaaaaaagtttccaaaagATGCTATGTggataacctaaaaaaaaaattaaatatagatgAACAGAAATTTTTCACTCACGATTAAACTATCAATAACTGTAAGTAGAGTGTGGTGAGACCTGGCTTAGCAGCACATGGGAAAAGACTAAAGAGATTTTGGGTGACAGTAAGTTAAGTCAAAGTAAACTTCACAGAACTTCCCCAAAGACCGCAGAACATCCTTGGCCTCGCGCGCGCATGCGTACATGTGCACTCACCGTAAGCCAGAAGTCCGCCATCCGCATCGCCTTCTCGTTGGTGTCTCCCAGCTTCCCATAGTCAATGAGCTGGAGGAAAAGGGCGGAGTCAGCGGCAGGGAGCACCGCCCCGGCTTCCAGGTTCCTCCTCCCGCCACGTGTACCCTCTCGCCCCCCGGCTCCACCCCCAGGACTCGTTCCATCCTCTCCCGGAaattccaccccctccccttagTCAGTCAGTCCTTTGCCCTCACCCTCTCAGCGTAGCCGCGCATCTCGTCAACGCGCGCCCAGGGAGCCTCGATACGCTCATGGCGCACAAGTCCCGTCAGCAGGTTGCGCAGCAGGTGGATACGGGATTCAGGGCCCAAGCCCAGGCGGCGATACACCCGCCCGTGCGAAATGGCAGCAACAACAGAGAGCCGCATGGTAGCCAGCCACCCCTTCTCCACCCGGAACCGGAACTGCGCCAGGAATTAGAATGCACACAGTCGGTGGCCCGTCAAACGGAGTGTAATTGCGCATGGGTCATGGCGGCGTCGGCGTGGTGTACGTGTACGCGCACGCGCATGAGCGTTTGCGTCCGCTTTGGTGGCAGTGGTTTGTGGAGGGTCGGACCACACCTATTTACAGAATACATTAGCCGTGCGACGTACGCACTGCGTGCTCCACGGGGCGGGGACAAGGAGTGGTTGCTCTTTTAGATCCAGCCTTCGGGTATAATGGAGAGAGGGCATGGCGCCACCTGGCGTCTAAAGGGGGAGATTAGGGAACGCCTCCCTCCCGTCTGACAAATTTCTGGATAGGGTTCGTTCAGTAAAACCGAGCGTCTCGAAGCTATGTAGGTATTGTAGTTCGGGGCTGGGTGCGAAGACTGCACATGCGTCAGTCGTTCAGTGCCTCTGATTGGTGGGCAAGAGTTCCGACTCCAGGTCCTCCCGGGGGTTAtcgatgtgtgtatgtgtattaatCATTCAGCCAACTTTTGTTTAGTGCCTTCTTTGTGGCAGCTCCTGTGATTGGGAATACAAACGAAGGAAAAAGACGGTTCCAGCTCTCCAGATCACTTATTACCGGGGGAGACAGAGAAAACGGATTAACGAAACAAGAGATAGGTGGGATAAATTGGGAGCCATTTTGGAAGGCGCTAAGATTTAGGAGAACTGGAAAAGATTTTTGTCAGAAAGACGCCTGTATATTCGTGCATATGTGTGTCTAGACTCTATACGTGTTTGTCTATATGTATCTACAGAACATACATTTTAGATATTGTTTAACTTTAAGTTACTTCATCTTGGTTATAACTAATTGCAAGATTGTGGTAGTTTGCTGAATAAAAGAAACATAGCAATGTATATTAGTTAGGCTGGATTACTCAGTGGATAGGACGAAgagcctggagttcaaatccggctttagacactagctgtgtgactttgggaacaTCATCTAAcgttgttttcctcagtttaatcatttgtaaaatgagctggaaaaggaaatggcgaaccactctagtatctttgccaagaaaacctccaatggTGTTACAAAGAGTCTGTCATGACTGAAATAGCTGAACAACAAAATCTGTAGAAATAGCAGTACTGAGTGTATCCTTTTCCAATAGAAATTCCTTTGCTACTATCACTTAAATGTACCATATATATCATCTGTACCTTGTTTATGCGGCTGTCTCAACAACTGTAGTTAATTGTCATCTCTTATGTCAGTCAGAATAGGGTAAGGATTTCCTgtgtttttgttgtctttttgtgTATAAAGGAAGTCCCACAGAAAAGTATAGTGTGCTTTTAGCAGCACACAGATATCTCTGTACGttgcaatttaaaattttgttgagtGATCAtaacagaatttttctttctatgtgtGTGCACCTGCACATGTACGTCTGCAAATGCCCATATATACTTAAGGCAGGGGACAAGAGATTCTACCCAACTAATGTAATCACAGAAGATCCAGTAAGAAACAAAATAGCTTTTGAtcctgtaagaaacaaaatagctttttaaaaaaatgatattaaaatatattcttagcAGATATTCTATTTGTTTGTGTTTCatcttttttacatttacttGGAAAATTAGTCAAATCATGACCATGTACACAGTCAAGATGAAGTTGTGGTATTAATTTCTATACATGATAGAATTTCCTATCTATGACTTTCCCTCATACTTGTATTAGAGAAACAAATATCTTACCAACAACTCCACTGATTCCCTGATGAATGTaggtgaaatggacaaaggactggcctcccgtcccctccctcagtcttaggtTAAAGGGCCTGGGCTTCTCAAAGAAAGGTCTGCTGAGCTAGATTtagggacttcttttgcacttcaaagtgccagatTAACAATTCTCGCAAAGATATCTATTCTGTGAGGGTGGTCGCCTAACCCCATCCCTATCTGTTTTAAAACATCTGCCCTGGTGGATTCTTCTTTCATCCTGTAAAACCCCCATTTTCCTCTTGTAAAAtcgagtcactgtttaatgtcagAATGTAACAAGCAgaa
Proteins encoded in this region:
- the MRPL17 gene encoding 39S ribosomal protein L17, mitochondrial isoform X2; protein product: MRLSVVAAISHGRVYRRLGLGPESRIHLLRNLLTGLVRHERIEAPWARVDEMRGYAERLIDYGKLGDTNEKAMRMADFWLTVIHIASFGNFFWIPCMLAILPIFVSTNFQTCFLFPLFKVIKMSNKKDMMPKLFSILLKRT